In Quercus robur chromosome 11, dhQueRobu3.1, whole genome shotgun sequence, the following proteins share a genomic window:
- the LOC126704664 gene encoding probable cyclic nucleotide-gated ion channel 10, which yields MYMQWTTSKSIKKWEKKRMKMKSSKRQKQQKNLKSWISKHEFHGTTKGNINDYIGQRYEADEDVYVETLIPDLPSELQSDVKRHICLDLLKNLTIIKDSGLAKQEPLLLKICDSLKPVFFNEHHYIVREGDPIDAVFLITEGIVWTCTSNNGEGSGPQHAERLEKGQYFGGKLLEWVLTPTSDDMYNLSKLPISSKTLKTHTKVEAVALMAHDLKQIWQSKLSRLGQEQLQSKAAARVQRIWHRNHPKTDDSNSIGGGSRKL from the exons ATGTACATGCAGTGGacaacatcaaaatcaattaaaaagtgGGAAAAGAAACGCATGAAGATGAAGTCGAGTAAACgacaaaagcaacaaaaaaaccTTAAGTCGTGGATATCCAAACATGAATTTCATGGTACAACAAAGGGAAATATTAATGACTACATAGGTCAGAGATATGAAGCAGACGAAGACGTTTATGTCGAGACCCTTATCCCTGATCTTCCTTCTGAACTTCAAAGCGATGTCAAGCGCCATATCTGCTTAGATCTACTAAAGAAT CTAACTATCATAAAAGACAGTGGATTGGCTAAGCAAGAACCATTATTGCTTAAAATCTGTGACTCTCTCAAACCAGTGTTCTTCAATGAGCACCACTACATTGTTAGGGAGGGAGACCCAATCGATGCAGTGTTCTTGATTACAGAAGGCATTGTATGGACTTGTACAAGCAACAATGGTGAAGGATCTGGCCCTCAACATGCTGAGCGTCTTGAAAAAGGTCAGTACTTTGGAGGAAAACTTCTTGAATGGGTTTTGACACCTACCTCCGACGACATGTACAACCTATCAAAACTCCCTATTTCGTCAAAAACCCtgaaaacacacacaaaagtgGAAGCCGTTGCTCTGATGGCCCATGACTTGAAACAAATATGGCAGTCTAAGTTGTCAAGATTAGGCCAAGAGCAATTGCAGTCCAAGGCTGCTGCTCGCGTACAGCGAATCTGGCACCGCAATCACCCGAAGACAGATGATAGCAATAGCATTGGTGGTGGTTCAAGAAAACTTTAG